The genomic stretch gtctgtgcgtgtgtccgtgcgtgtgtccGTGTGTATGTCTATGCCTGTGCGTGTGTctatgcctgtgtgtgtgtccgtgtgtgtgtccatgTGTATGTCTATGCCTGTGCGTGTGTCTATGCCTGTGTccatgtgtgtgtccgtgtgtatgTCTATGCCTGTGCGTGTGTCTATGCCTGtgcgtgtgttggtgtgtgtgtcggtgtgtgtgtcggtgtgtgtgtcggtgtgtgtgtcggtgtgtgtgtcgGTGCGTGTGTCGGTGCGTGTGTCGGTGCGTGTGTCGGTGCGTGTGTCGGTGCGTGTGtcggtgcgtgtgtctgtgcgtgagtCCGTGCGTGAGTCCGTGCGTGAGtccgtgcgtgtgtctgtgcgtgtgtctgcgtgtgtccgtgcgtgtgtccGTGTGTATGTCTATGCCTGTGCGTGTGTctatgcctgtgtgtgtgtccgtgtgtatgTCTATGCCTGTGCGTGTGTCTATGCctctgtgtgtgtccgtgtgtgtctaTGCCTGTGCGTGTGTctatgcctgtgtgtgtgtccgtgcgtgtgtcggtgcgtgtgtctgtgcgtatgtctgtgcgtgtgtctgtgcgtgtgtctgtgcgtgtgcctgtgcctgtgcgtgtgtctgtgcgtgtgtccgtgcgtgtgtccgtgcgtgAGTCCGTGCGTGAGTCCGTGCGTGAGTCTGCGTGAGTCTGTGCGtgagtctgtgcgtgtgtctgtgcgtgtgtctgcgtgtgtccgtgcgtgtgttccgtgcgtgtgtccgtgtgtgtgtccgtgtgtatgTCTATGCCTGTGCGTGTGTCTATGCCTGTGCGTGTGTCGGTGTGTATGTCGGTGTGTGTGtcggtgcgtgtgtctgtgtgtgtgccgggcgtgtgtctgtgtgtgtgccgggcgtgtgtctgtgcgtgtgtctgtgcgtgtgtctgtgcgtgtgtctgtgcgtgtgtctgtgcgtgtgtctgtgcgtgtgtctgtgcgtgtgtctgtgcgtgtgtctgtgcgtgtgtctgtgcgtgtgtctgtgcgtgtgtctgtgcgtgtgtccgtgcgtgtgtccgtgcgtgtgcctgtgtgtgtgtatgtgcgtgtgtctgtgtgcgtgcgcgtgtctgtgcgcgtgtctgcatgtgtgtctgtgcgtggtgTCCAGCATAGGGCAGTGTGCAGATAAATGTTGAGCCGTGGGTTGCACAGTTCTGCTTCCGTGGTTGCTGAGGGGGGGGCGTCTTGTATGCGGGAGGATGCGGTACTTTTCTTCTTCTTTGGTCTGTTTCTCTTTTCCCCTTCTTTGTCTAATTttatgaaataattaaatttgATTGGCAAATTCTGATTAGCAAATATGATGAGACTTTATGCCCAACACCAAGAGCGTGGTGATGAAGCCTATCAATATGGTTGGGCCTTCATAAACCGTGGCTAGGCTCTGAGCTaatcaagaaaaagaaaaaaaaaaaaaaactttttctcctgttatggtttggagttatcgcataccttaggagcactggctctttaagtgccattgccaaacagttgcatgctgggggtctttttatctataatatattcctcctcttccctttatttccccctccttctaatgacataagagagTGCACTTCTTAAGAActgtcatattgatttccttttaagcaataccagttgcctggctaatctgcagatcctctgcctccaatacttttagccctagaccctgaatacgcatgcagcagatcaggtgtttcagacatttttgtcagatctgacaagattagctgcatgcatgtttctggtgtgaatcacactactgcaggcaaatagctcagcaggtctgccaggcaactggtattgcttaaaaggaaatcaatatggcagcctccatatacggtacctctcactacagttctcctttagtatagacctcagtgggagtgtctgaagactctaggAGTATAGCGGGTAaccaatacacaattagcaagaggagaaaaaaagtgagggtggaaatgtcaggaggtcaaaggtaacaaagatggaaactgcctagaatcataacgtggacagtgcaatacatctgttatgcaagtagaactagtatttatctacttatatatgtgttttttatttctaggttagcatgggtgtcactgatGGAGtcttaaagggaggggggacaccaagagcccaatagtgtgatattgtatagatgataattaataatgagtaatataacaatttcatactcacaaaccagggttaccattaggcaaccactgtgaaggcaggtggggagattaacctgaccccactcaggattaaaagtcgctctctgtagatgggaagaagatgggtacaaccctccaccaagggtggacttagcaatatgtagaagctttccagaggcgccaatagaataaatttatttattctattggcgcctctggaaagcttctacatactgATGGAGTCTTGTATGCATTTCATGACTTATGTTTCTGTTACCAGTTAACATTATAGGTCTGCATTAAGGCAGaggacacacttgactgttttcgtgcatgttttctgcacagaaaaactggtttaaactgagaactcatgtaacatgttaaagcggacccaaaccaaacattttttttaattaaaaatatctagttgcaccactctgacacatactaagataaataaacactcattcaagcctatgatcatttcagtgcatgcttttcacccttctcttttcataactagggttatactgggggcagccattagcaattccttcattgccggacaccatctactccaccagtttgccggattttgtcccggaaatttgaaaggaagggaggagttcctccagtaaatgtaaaatattttatatttgtcatcatgcagctgaaaaaaggctgctatttattattataatttagaaaatagattttatttctgaaatcttgtatttttaatttgggtccactttaatcaatgggctagttcacacttaaagagactctgtaacaattttttcagccttaggtcttctattctataagttcctatgcctgttctaatgtgctggggcttactgcagcctttcctaattacactgtctctgtaataaatcaatgtatctttcccctgtcgtgtctgtcgggctaaggctttgaatgtgtggaatgtgcagggctgcttgtcattggatagaagcgatacacaccctctgcaggccccctacaggctctgaatgactcacacactctgtatatgtgatcctattacaagctggttagtttgtttgtaaacactgcctaaaactgttaattacaagccaggattgcagcagagagtggcagaaacagcacagaggggcacaggagaaaataaggaatagaatggagtgctttttagtgtaagaatattagagtacagattctctttaatgcattttttgcatgcaaaaaaaactACATCCTGCAGGATtattttgcacattttgtcagttttctctagctacacattagctgctgtgaaaaaacgcatgcagaaaaatgTGCACAGAAAAAGGAAAGACAGATGTGTCCCCTGCCTTGTAATTTGCAGAAGAAAGTATGACAATGTTCAAATCTCCATCTGACAGTCGGTGCATGGTGGACATCTGACTTCACAATGCAAACAATTTTTGTAAATGTTGACTTCTACATGGCATCAACAAATTCTCACTGGGCCTCAGGCTTAGTGTAAATCCAAATGTTTTTTCAAAGTAGCATCTAGAGAAGACAACACTGATACTAAAGCCTGATGGCAGTTCATGTGATACAGCCATGGTTGCTCTGGGTCACATTGTTTTTCTGTTACTTGTTTTGCAGACTTTGAGCACACAATGGAATTTACACCAGAGAACTCGAGACTTAAATGCTGTGCAAATATCTATCCATCTGATGCTGCTACCATTGAATGGGCTGAGAATGGCAAGAGAACCCCACTCCCTCCAAATAAATGTGCATCACATACATTAATTGATACTTCTCAGTCATTTAATTGCACTATAAGACACTCCATAGTAGAAAGTACCTGGAGAGGCAACTGGGAAAAGAAAGGTAAATATTACTGGCACATATTTAGACGCATACTTATTCACCATACTGTATACCTGATTTACACAGGGTTTCCGAAGATCAAAAATGAACCTGCAAACTTGGATGTATTGCCTATCAGTTGCTATTACACTGTTGATATGGGTACAAAAAGAACTGGGCTGGAATAGCTATGATTTTGGCACCAGTCATCaccactcttaaagggaacctaaattgacatACAAAAAAAGAGcttaacttacctgggccttctaccgTCCCTATGCAGATGTCCTGCACCCCCACCAGGACAAACCAATTCTCGGGTCCCCTGCTGCGGCTCAGTTTCATTTTCGCCGACTGACCAGTCACTGCGTTTGCACGGCCCTGGCCGCACAAGTACTCGCTCAAGCTCACATCGCCATCACCGtcctgcgcagtacaagaaaactcttACAACACCTGCGCAGGATGGTGACATGAGCGGGGACGCACGTGGCCAGggcagtgcaggcacagtggctcaCCGACTTATCAGTCGGCGAAAACGCAACTGAGCTGCGACGGGGGCCAGAGGATTGGTTTGTCCCAGCACGGGCACAGGAAGGAGCAGATGAAAAAGTTGCGGCCGAAAATGGGTGCAATTGTTATTTGTCGatctacagtatatgtatgtgggcgcaattgttatttatcaatatATGCGGGCACAATTGTTATTTATTGTAGTATAGAAAGCCATTACGCTATTTAGCAGGCGGCTGCAATTACATTGAAATTTATCATATTATTGTTAGCGGGGATCAGGAGGTGTTATGGTTAGGCACTACTAggcgagtcttagggttaggcacctccaggggtcttagagttaggcaccaccagagtagtttgagggttaggcaccaccagggggtcttagggttaggcaccaccagggaagggttctgtgtgagagtagggagaggttaggttatagttaggCTCAACATTATCAGTACATTTACTGATAATGTAATACCACAAATTGttatttactgtttttttaacgTTGTGCTTCAATTATTTACCAATATTGCTAGTAATATCGTTATTTAATGTCGTGTCTAAATTAGCTTgcgactttttcaaatgtatgtgcACAGGAGATCTGCagagggccagtagaagccccaagtaagttaaacttttttttatcaattaaggttccctttaagtctacaTAAGCACAGAAATACACTTCAGTTTTACTGAGGAACAGGTCTTGTTGCATGCCGATGAATCACTTTCTGGTATGTAGTTTACTTGCTGAAATATGAACTTTGCAAGAATATTTTCACAGATATGTTCACTGAGAGTTATAAACCAAGTTAACACACCCAGCCACATTCTTCATATAGCTTGAAATGAAACTGTCATTTCCATCAAAGGGTGTCAGTAGATGAGACCAGTGATTTCTGGGAAGGGTGCACATTTTCCTCTAAACATGTGGTGACAACTATTGGTGTAATTCTCCCCCAAAAAGTTAACTTTGCACTGCGCCTTATAACCACAGTGCGACCAGAAAGAAacatcctcagtataggtaggtagctagccaGGTGTAGGTACCCCCAATGtagaaagccaggtataggtgtccccagtataaaaaggcaggtataggtgcacctagtacaggaagccaggtatagaggtgcccacagtataggtatcagTATAGGTGCTcaaagtataggaagcctggtgtaggtgccaggtataggtgacccctgtataggtagtcaaatATAGGCGCTCCCagaataggaagccaggtataggtgcccctagtataattagccaagtataggtgctcccagtataggaagcaaggtataggtgtcccctgtataggaagccaggtataggtgccctcagtataagtagccaggtataggtgcttccagtttaggtagcctggtataggtgcccccagtacaggtagtcaagtataggtgctcccagtataggaagaaaggtatagatgcccccagtataggaagccaggtataggtgccccagtatagaaagccaggtataggtgcccccagtataggtatccaggtataggtgcccccagtataggaagccaggtataggtgcccccagtataggtagccaggtatagttgccaccagtataggtagccaggtatagttgcccccagtataggtagccaggtataggtgctctcagtataggtagccaggtaaacgtgcctccagtatgggtagccaggtatagttgcccttggtataggtagccaggtataggtgcctgcagtataggtaccctggtataggtgccccagtataggtgcccccagtatgggtatccaggtataggtaccccaagtataggtagccaggtatatgtgctctGTGTCTGTGGCTCTCTCGGCATCGGGTCCCAGTCtcccctcctgtgttggtggctCCTCCGAGCCAACAGTGGGTGAGCGGATTGTCGAGGGGTTGGTGGCGGGCGTCACTTCTGGTTTTTGTCCGGTGACGCCCTCAACTATGTGCCACCTAATGATTTGCAACCATCATAAAAGCTTATGGGGAATAAGCCAACCTAAAACAATAAatgtatacatactgtatgtacatatatataatatataacatgcaatatatatgaaaaaatgcccatttctaacacattattagtCCATAAGAATTCTCCCATTAAGTTTAGGAAGTTTGTCACCAAGTAAGTATAATAGCAGTTTACAGATATATAAAAAATAGGATTAAAAATAAAGATGAGCTGTGTGACATCTCACATTTATATATAGAGAGGCTATGGTTCTTTTAAATTACAATCAAGTGTTTGTTTTACCTAAGATATACTATAATCttaaaacattaaataaatcTTATACAATCAAAAAAGTCCTTTGGGTGGTTTATATAGTTTGCAATAGTACCATAATAAATGGATTAAAAGTAAATGATAACGTAATCACAATGAGCTCTACATCAGAGAGCTCACTGCGTAATTTACCTTATAAGCTAAAATATGCAATAGGATTTGCAAACTCTGTTTACCCTCATAATAGCAGAAAGTGCAAAAGTACCAGGGTCAAGTCAGCAgataccatcctgttatacttgCAATGAGGCCGAATACCTCAGGGATGCCTTGAAACAAATTACCCAAGAGAAACTTGACCAATAGGTCTAGTCAAGTTGACATACTAAAATATGTGGAAGCGATCCCCTTATGTGTCCCCTTTTAAGATGCAAGCCTTATTTGTGGGTAAACAGGGACCTTAAAGGGATGAATTATAAACAAACCCTTGTCATCAACCTCAATAGGTAAGTATTGACCCAAATCATTCAATAACCAATTAAAACATCAGTTtattataaaacttttttttttaatattcacataaatacaaatacacagtAAGTATCCACATAGCCATTACAGCAAAGTCATGATTAAACAGTTTACAAACATTATGCATAGTTCCCAATAAGGGTACCATGAACCTAAATGATGTCACATTGCttgaggcgcagtttgttgaattcttaaaaaggcggcaaaaaaaaaattcctctgcaACCGATAAAGTGTAGAATATGTGCTCTCCTTCAGCTCCCAGGCAGTGAATTAGCAAAGCATGTTTTCTAGCATCAGGTAAGAAATTCTCGTTTGCAGCAAGTACGGTACATAATTCTCAAACAGCCGAATGCAAGCAGCGAagtgcattgcaggctcacctgggtGTGTAAGGAAAAATGGAGGTTGTTACATAACTAGAGCTATCCTGGTTGCCAATTTGTTGTGGTCAGTAGTCACAGATGCAGAATAACTGGAACTAGATTTATTTACAGGCTTCAGCAGTTTTCTACCTAAGGCAGTGTGTTTTCTCCATCTCTCCAGCCAGTCAGAAACAGGAACCATCCATCGACAACAGTCTAGATAATCTTATGCCTTAAACAAGTATAATAGTGCCATCTACAGACCAAAAGTATGAACAACAGAGCTTATGTCTAGTCCCCATTCTATGAACCTTCCTTATAGTGCCTCAAATATAGTGTTCCATATTATTTGGCCTTATGGTGACCCCATTTTAGTGTTTATTGCTGTAATGCCCTCATTATAATCCCCCCCATTATAGAGGCCTGACATTTATGGCCCTCATATTAAATTCTGACCTCTGCTGTACTGTCCAGCGAGCAGAATTGAGGAGAGGCTTTAGCCAGGTAGTTCTGCTCAGATAGAGGACAAAGAGGACTTTACATGACTGCTTAGGAGAGCTCttctgtgctggttggtggttatCAGATCTATAGGGCTGTCAGGGCAGATCTGTAAACCGATTTGTAACACATTTCATGTATGCTGTAATAATTAAGTTATTTATTCACCTGTGGCCCAGCGTAGTTTAACAAGATGGTTTTTATTTGTTTCAGTATCAAAAGAGGACAGTATTACATGTGAATGCAGGTCCTGTAAAGCTGTGAACAATGAATTTTCATCCAAGTTCTATTTAATAAACAATACAGTGGAAGTACCCGTGGCATCAATAAATGATTTCAAAAACTCAGGACCCAGTATTGCTGAAGATTACGAGGACAGAGTGCGCATGATACCTGAAGAATACAGTCTAAGTCTAACCAATCTCACTACAAAGGATAATGGAGAATATATTTGTGTGATCAAAACTATAGATGAAATGCATATTACAGTGACCACTGTCAACATCACAACTTTAGGTAAGCCTGGCTATTCTTAATGaaaatattttttactttttttaacaagttcagttgtggcttgtggtaatcactgttgGCCTGCCGctgtacatgtgctgcagttgtggcttgtggtaatcactgttgGCCTGCCGctgtacatgtgctgcagttgtggcttgtggtaatcactgttgGCCTGCCGctgtacatgtgctgcagttgtggcttgtggtaatcactgttgGCCTGTCGctgtacatgtgctgcagttgtggtttgTGGTTATCACTGTTGGCCTGCCGctgtacatgtgctgcagttgtggcttgtggtaatcactgttgGCCTGCCGctgtacatgtgctgcagttgtggcttgtggtaatcactgttgGCCTGTCGCTGTACATGTgcagcagttgtggcttgtggttatCACTGTTGGcctgtcgctgtgcatgtgcagcagttGTAGCTTGTGGTTATCACTGTTGGcctgtcgctgtgcatgtgcagcagttGTAGCTTGTGGTTATCACTGTTGGCCTGTCGCTGTACATGTgcagcagttgtggcttgtggttatCACTGTTGGACcaatgctgtgcatgtgctgcagttgttacTTGTGGTTATAAGTGAATTAggtctggcttcagcatgtagtgttggtggtggtatagtggttaagtgagttacctaccacacactcagacctgggttctattcccagccaatgtgagttggcttttgacctgctacaaatccttaagcaagctacatTTTTGTCTTGGAtacatcataatggtacatgctaggctggcttcagtatgtGGTGTTggtgttggtatagtggttaagtgagctacctaccacgcactcagacctgggttcaattcccagccaaggtatgtaagctggcttttgaaatactacaattccctggaagatgagaccctgagAGAGTgagggattacacttcctgatgttgtaaagtagtgtaggcctgcaattgaacattcaatgagatctgtgaccttaaagagaaccagagacgaagcaccctcatgtattttattacatttatcagtgggaacatggcagtaaacacctaccctgcttttagttttattcttctcagtctaatctatctgttatcaactgtgataagaatccaccgactattcagtcgaggtgtgACCTGGGATCAttctagctgagtcactcttctgtggagtgttttcaagcccaagccttccccctcctggctcaaattttatgctttacatactgagagctgttatGACATGggatggggctgctgctgcaggaaaaatctctgtctaacagacaagtgtggctgtgtgatctgtgtgctctgtctgtgcagccagtcatcattattatctactgtatgcagtttcattactatgagagacacttcctacaggcagccacacagcataccagaatatgaagttgaaaaacacagatgaaagcctacagcagccctgcttgtctatagtctcatatagcctagagccctagacagcacatccagaacaccttataacctggaagcagaaggaatatgagccggcggccatattggatatttcctggagcaataatgcataaaaagcactcaaaaaggcacaccaaagtggcaaaattatcgggtagagcatttattctttacaagctatcaactgatatgtttattttgtgtgaatcgttcatctctggttccctttaaaacactgcTTAGTATGAAATCCAGAATTTttactgggacttttgatgtgtatttcactcaaccatgtctggCTGCAGGtagtagacaccttgaaacatcgtttttatcatttttccagtcagcagaaacttttcaaaatttttaagttcgcctccccattgaagtctattgcggttcgcgaaagtttgggcgaaccgaaccttccgcggaatttgacgaaaatcggaggttcgcgacatctctaataaggagagataaaccatgagttatgccaaataaggagagctaaaccatgagttatgtcaaataaggagagctaaaccatgagttacgccaaataaggagagctaaaccatgagtcatgccaaataaggagagctaaaccatgagttatgccaaattaggagagctaaaccatgagttaagttaaataaggagaggtaaatcatgagttgtCATTTAAGGAGAGGTAAATTGTAAGTTCATAAATAAGACGGGATAatataacagaaaagctttgtgaatcaggccctgctACTAAGCACATATTTCTTCAAGAATATTTTTACCCTCCTTCcaccaatactttttttttacttttcttttttttttacttttagagagGACAAAGTATTGCTGGAGATTATGGTGACAGTGTGTTACTTTTTTATAATTTAGTATAGGttactaaaactttttttttcttttaatctgtTATTTGCActattttctacctatataaattAACCATTTCTAAAATAttatcaatacatttttaaaaaattatcgCCAGTTCACATTTTGTTATTTCTTTTTGACAGAGAACCCACTAACTAGACATCATTGGATCCTGCTTGGAGTACTTGGATTCAATTTCATTGtcatactttttattttattatatcttttcaagaAAAATAATCGAAAGGCCTCTCTGCAGGCAGCAGAAtactcacttgagcaatgtggctCGTCAGCAAGTTTCATCTGAGGACTGCTTGTGAAATTGGAAGCCTTGGTAGCACTCTCACCAAACCTTTTGTTATAGACACCTTTTGGACCTTCTTTCAGACAAACTGTGAAGTTTTGCTTGTTTTGTAGAGCATGTTTTCCTCTCAAGGACTTCTTGATAGTAATACCTATGAATACAAACTTTGGTGATGTGTTCATTCTAACTTGAAAAACTGACGCCATTTGAGCAAATAAGTTTGACAGTCCTCTGGCAAAGGGTCTTTTAtccatacagtagaatctcgttataataaactctgatatagtaaacctctggacatAGTaaactcaggtcccagcaaatgtgtctgtataaatatacaatgtatgaccaattcttatatagtaaacttctgatatagtaaattaaTTTTGCTGGcctcttggagtttactataaagggattccacCGTATTACATGaactgttaaagagagtctgaagcgagaatagatctcgctacagacctcatatatagcaggggcacgtgtgcccctgctaaaacgccgctatagcgcggcttaacgggggtccctgtcc from Hyperolius riggenbachi isolate aHypRig1 chromosome 2, aHypRig1.pri, whole genome shotgun sequence encodes the following:
- the HHLA2 gene encoding HERV-H LTR-associating protein 2 translates to MKWLFPAVVLCCLSVHCSALEGELHQNIILPCSFHPGEEVVIHWTVDNSKQVVHSYYTGEDRLNKQNINYRGRTSLFLDKIKNGNASLKLMKLQKSDEKTYSCYVGTIAGGGTQATWPLTVRAPIWSEQHRNVTLPCNFIPSNDLVIHWKIRNEQSQTVHSYFDGADQFNNQDKAYTGRTQLFLSELNKGNASLQIRNLQQSDANTYSCYISTSKGPKEDSVKLHVADFEHTMEFTPENSRLKCCANIYPSDAATIEWAENGKRTPLPPNKCASHTLIDTSQSFNCTIRHSIVESTWRGNWEKKVSKEDSITCECRSCKAVNNEFSSKFYLINNTVEVPVASINDFKNSGPSIAEDYEDRVRMIPEEYSLSLTNLTTKDNGEYICVIKTIDEMHITVTTVNITTLENPLTRHHWILLGVLGFNFIVILFILLYLFKKNNRKASLQAAEYSLEQCGSSASFI